In Oryza brachyantha chromosome 1, ObraRS2, whole genome shotgun sequence, the following are encoded in one genomic region:
- the LOC102714971 gene encoding uncharacterized protein LOC102714971, which translates to MVKVDVSRRGGEADGAASNIPTVLGALGLITASLIVNLVAAAYDPLLAFGNGIYYLLALVGSFLAGMAQVGAAVWVADDPRGRRDAGDKFIYASIAPFLVAVGLTGAALLR; encoded by the coding sequence ATGGTGAAGGTGGACGTTTCTCGCCGGGGAGGGGAGGCCGACGGTGCAGCCTCCAACATCCCGACGGTGCTGGGGGCGCTCGGCCTCATCACAGCCTCACTGATCGTCAACCTGGTGGCCGCCGCGTACGACCCGCTGCTGGCCTTCGGTAACGGCATCTACTACCTCCTCGCCCTTGTAGGTTCCTTCCTCGCCGGAATGGCGCAGGTGGGCGCCGCCGTCTGGGTCGCCGACGACCCACGCGGCCGCCGTGATGCCGGCGACAAGTTCATCTACGCCTCCATCGCGCCCTTCCTCGTCGCCGTTGGCCTTACGGGGGCCGCGCTGCTGCGGTAA